Part of the Campylobacter suis genome, TTCGCAAGCTTTAGGCTCATGATTACCTTTGCGCTCTCACGCTTTTTTTTGGTTCGTAAAATTTTGGCTAAAACTATATCACCATAGTGGGCGTTATTTAAATTTTTATTTTCTATTATTATGTCTTGTTTAAAGCGTGGGTCAAACGGCGTAAGATAACCTGTGCCGTTTATACTTATATCAAGTCGCCCACAAACAAAACCATCATTTAGATAAAAGCTTGCTTTGTGCTGGCTTACAGCTTTTAAATTTTCAAGGTTGCGTAAAATTTCCCTATTTTCGTTTGAGATCTCTCGCTCTTTTACGCCATTAAGAAGGGCGTAGAGAAATTCCTTCACAGATTATCTTTTACTTTTGCAACAGCCATTAAAAATGTATCGTGGTCAAAACCATACTCATCAAGCAGCATTAGCGAATTTTGGATACTTGTGTCATCAAGCTGACCAAAAATATTTACTGCAGTTTTTACCACTTTTAGGGCTTTTGCATATTCGACTATGTGTTTTGGAGCCGCATCTGGGTCATTTGCAAACTGTATAGAGCCAACAAGCTCGCTCTCAAGGTTCCATTGTTCGAAAATTTTAGCAGTTATATCCTCGTTTGTAATGCCAAACATATTTGTCTCTATTGTTGCAAGGTCACTTGGATGAGTTACATTTTTTAGCTGATCTTTAAAGTCATTTATCTTACCGCTTTCACTTATCTCGTTAGCCAAAACTATCTTACCAACCTCTATCATAAAAGATG contains:
- a CDS encoding HDOD domain-containing protein, producing the protein MNDSIYTKIKTLPPLDDTVVRIQRLCADENSSIGDLTKIIEKDPMLTANILHSANSPLYGFSKEITAISRAISLFGMATIRGFALSSAIKKSFSINLEPYGITSHDFLSISIMQNALMYNWYSKIKPKDLEILSPASFMIEVGKIVLANEISESGKINDFKDQLKNVTHPSDLATIETNMFGITNEDITAKIFEQWNLESELVGSIQFANDPDAAPKHIVEYAKALKVVKTAVNIFGQLDDTSIQNSLMLLDEYGFDHDTFLMAVAKVKDNL